A DNA window from Rhipicephalus sanguineus isolate Rsan-2018 chromosome 8, BIME_Rsan_1.4, whole genome shotgun sequence contains the following coding sequences:
- the LOC125759469 gene encoding uncharacterized protein K02A2.6-like → MEEELDRLQKQGILEPTQHAEMATPLVWLRKKDGTFRVCGDYRSTVNAVVKKTAYPLPKTEEVFAKLRGGTTFSTLDLYKAYQQLRVDDETAELLTVNTTKGLFKGVHTTEEKVKTILEAPKPTDNDIERVVKSCATCCQHQETPTKAPAPEWKRATTPWHRIYADFAGPVEGKMLLL, encoded by the exons AtggaggaagagctcgaccgCCTGCAAAAACAAGGTATCCTGGAGCCGACACAGCATGCCGAAATGGCCACACCTTTGGTGTGgttgcgcaaaaaggatggaacaTTTCGCGTTTGTGGAGATTACAGGAGCACGGTTAACGCGGTGGTCAAGAAGACGGCGTACCCACTGCCGAAAACTGAGGAGGTGTTCGCAAAGTTGCgtggtgggacgacattttcgaCGCTAGACCTGTACAAGGCCTATCAGCAGCTAAGAGTGGACGACGAGACAGCCGAATTGCTCACCGTCAACACCACCAAAGGACTGTTCAAG GGTGTCCATACGACCGAAGAGAAGGTAAAGACAATCCTCGAGGCGCCAAAACCGACTGACAACGACATAGAGCGGGTGGTCAAAAGTTGTGCAACTTGCTGCCAGCACCAGGAAACGCCAACTAAAGCACCAGCTCCCGAGTGGAAACGTGCGACAACACCATGGCACAGAATCTACGCTGACTTCGCGGGTCCTGTGGAAGGAAAGATGCTCCTGTTGTAG